A single region of the Salarchaeum japonicum genome encodes:
- the purH gene encoding bifunctional phosphoribosylaminoimidazolecarboxamide formyltransferase/IMP cyclohydrolase, whose amino-acid sequence MTTIAGLAGNRGRNLRNIADTLDDVELGVVLTNRADAPILDAAADRGIPTEVVERDDGESRESHEERVLDALSDYDFDLVCLDGYMRVLTDTFLDAAPLTLNVHPSLLPAFDGMNAHQQVLDAGVRVTGCTVHVVTEEVDGGPIVTQEPVPVFDDDDAHALKERVLHEAEFEAYPRAVQWFHDGDLTVENGEVSIPADADGDFPVRRLASDDRYSELRYGENPHQDAAVYRDRTTSEASVVGAPQLNEGAKALSYNNYNDADGALDLIKEFEEPAAAVIKHTNPAGCATADTLSDAYADALSTDPMSAFGGIVALNRECDADTAEQIVDSFKEVVVAPGYTDGALDVLTGKKNLRVLDVGSLDGYSERFTEKPLTGGRLVQERDRQSLTADDLDIVTDREPTDDQIESMLFAWQTIKHVKSNAILFAQGTETVGIGMGQVSRVDAVRLAAMKADEHAEGKSADGAVMASDAFFPFPDGIEEAADAGIEAVIQPGGSVNDDDVIEAADDHDIAMVFTGNRVFRHD is encoded by the coding sequence ATGACCACCATCGCCGGTCTCGCCGGGAACCGCGGCCGCAACCTCCGGAACATCGCGGACACCCTCGACGACGTGGAACTCGGCGTCGTCCTCACGAACCGCGCCGACGCGCCCATCCTCGACGCCGCCGCCGACCGCGGCATCCCCACCGAAGTCGTCGAACGCGACGACGGCGAGTCCCGCGAATCCCACGAGGAACGCGTGCTCGACGCGCTCTCTGACTACGACTTCGACCTCGTCTGCCTCGACGGCTACATGCGCGTCCTCACCGACACCTTCCTCGACGCCGCGCCCCTGACGCTGAACGTCCACCCGAGCCTCCTCCCCGCCTTCGACGGCATGAACGCCCACCAGCAAGTGCTCGACGCGGGCGTCCGCGTCACCGGCTGCACCGTCCACGTCGTCACCGAGGAGGTGGACGGCGGCCCAATCGTCACCCAGGAACCCGTCCCCGTCTTCGACGACGACGACGCGCACGCCCTGAAGGAGCGCGTACTCCACGAGGCCGAGTTCGAGGCGTACCCGCGCGCCGTGCAGTGGTTCCACGACGGCGACCTCACCGTCGAGAACGGCGAGGTCAGCATCCCCGCGGACGCCGACGGCGACTTCCCCGTGCGCCGACTCGCCTCCGACGACCGCTACAGCGAACTCCGGTACGGCGAGAACCCCCACCAGGACGCCGCCGTCTACCGCGACCGCACCACCAGCGAGGCGAGCGTCGTCGGCGCACCCCAGCTGAACGAGGGCGCGAAAGCGCTCTCCTACAACAACTACAACGACGCGGACGGCGCGCTCGACCTCATCAAGGAGTTCGAGGAACCGGCGGCCGCCGTCATCAAACACACCAATCCCGCCGGCTGCGCGACCGCCGACACCCTCAGCGACGCGTACGCCGACGCGCTCTCCACCGACCCGATGAGCGCCTTCGGCGGCATCGTCGCGCTCAACCGCGAGTGCGACGCCGACACCGCGGAACAGATCGTGGACTCCTTCAAGGAAGTCGTCGTCGCGCCCGGCTACACTGACGGGGCGCTCGACGTGCTCACGGGGAAGAAGAACCTCCGCGTGCTCGACGTCGGGAGTCTGGACGGCTACAGCGAGCGCTTCACCGAGAAACCCCTGACGGGCGGCCGACTCGTCCAGGAACGCGACCGCCAGTCCCTCACCGCCGACGACCTCGACATCGTCACCGACCGCGAACCCACGGACGACCAGATCGAGTCGATGCTGTTCGCGTGGCAGACCATCAAGCACGTGAAGTCGAACGCCATCCTGTTCGCGCAGGGAACCGAAACCGTCGGCATCGGCATGGGCCAGGTCTCCCGCGTGGACGCCGTCCGGTTGGCCGCGATGAAGGCCGACGAACACGCCGAGGGCAAGTCCGCCGACGGCGCGGTGATGGCGTCCGACGCCTTCTTCCCGTTCCCGGACGGCATCGAGGAAGCCGCAGACGCCGGCATCGAAGCGGTGATTCAGCCCGGCGGTAGCGTGAACGACGACGACGTCATCGAGGCCGCCGACGACCACGACATCGCGATGGTCTTCACGGGCAACCGGGTGTTCCGCCACGACTAG
- a CDS encoding class I SAM-dependent methyltransferase, translating to MPEEDDLRRRVMDGYDGLADAYAAQRDAGADDPDLLARLLSDLPEGARVLDAGCGAGDLVLDSLPAGATGVGIDISREQVERAREHAAVARADMTRLPFPSSAFDAATAMYSVIHVPASDHGQFYAELARVLRPGGDAVVVTGHDAWTGANADWLDAGVEMAWSWPDLEDTRDLVRDAGLEIRAEEDVGDSLGGEFRHLRLRQS from the coding sequence ATGCCTGAGGAAGACGACCTCCGGCGGCGCGTGATGGACGGCTACGACGGCCTCGCCGACGCGTACGCCGCCCAGCGCGACGCCGGCGCGGACGACCCGGACTTGCTCGCCCGCCTGCTCTCCGACCTCCCCGAGGGCGCGCGCGTCCTCGACGCCGGCTGCGGCGCGGGCGACCTCGTCCTCGACTCGCTTCCCGCGGGCGCGACGGGCGTCGGCATCGACATCTCCCGCGAGCAGGTCGAGCGGGCGCGCGAGCACGCCGCCGTCGCTCGCGCCGACATGACTCGTCTGCCGTTCCCCTCGTCCGCGTTCGACGCCGCCACCGCGATGTACTCGGTGATTCACGTCCCCGCGAGCGACCACGGACAGTTCTACGCGGAGCTCGCGCGCGTCCTCCGCCCCGGCGGCGACGCCGTCGTCGTCACCGGCCACGACGCGTGGACGGGCGCGAACGCGGACTGGCTCGACGCGGGCGTCGAGATGGCGTGGAGCTGGCCCGACCTCGAAGACACGCGAGACCTGGTTCGGGACGCCGGACTCGAAATCCGGGCGGAAGAAGACGTTGGCGACTCGCTCGGCGGGGAGTTCCGCCACCTCCGCCTGCGTCAGTCGTAG
- the folP gene encoding dihydropteroate synthase: MRYDEAADFLLDLQRYRPRAGTDSTADLLDALDSPHEGPAYVQIAGSNGKGSTARMLESVLREAGLDVGLYTSPHFDSVRERVRVNGRKMPKSAVAAFVEAAKPHLVERAAADDPATFFEAVTAMGLWHFGREDVDVAVLEVGIGGKYDATSVVDPAASAVTSVTLEHQSVLGDTVEEIARDKAHVAPADRALVTAATGDALRAVRDQAGETVVVGEDVTVSYGGRVGLAEAAVDIQGRDWSVSARLPHPGRHQAENAGVAAVLARQLADADSATIARGVRGAHWPGRFEVLDDAPLTVLDGAHNPGACDALADVLAEYDYDDLVLVVGAMNDKDHAGMADALPDPATVVACEPATPRAEDPDVLARVFESRSEDVRVVENVEAALETGLDAADAADLVLLTGSLYAVAEARRRWTRTATPRVVRDRGDARRALDAGDAPHGTPDDHVAATRTVRLREERAARVETEMTAVGGSCSVSALRSQPGNYLAVTLSGSRATFDALCERLESAGDGLPAVADDLRDSFENELSGYPWGDGTAVMGILNVTPDSFHDGGEYEAVADAVERAEELVAAGVDVIDVGGESTRPGAEPVPAAEEIDRIVPVIERISDLDALVSVDTMKAEVGRAALEAGADILNDVTGLGDPEMRFVAAEYGAPLVVMHSLHAPVEPGESVAYDDVVDDVLDELRERVLLAEKAGLPREKIIVDPGIGFGKSVGENFEILDRTAEFRALGCPVLVGHSHKSMFDRVNRYPDEGGYATVAATALAADRGADIVRVHDAAENVAAVRVADAVRRGSDDA, encoded by the coding sequence ATGCGTTACGACGAGGCTGCGGACTTCCTGCTCGACCTCCAGCGGTATCGGCCGCGCGCGGGGACGGACTCGACGGCCGACCTCCTGGACGCGCTCGATAGCCCGCACGAGGGGCCGGCGTACGTCCAGATCGCGGGGTCGAACGGGAAGGGGAGCACGGCGCGGATGCTTGAGTCCGTCCTCCGGGAGGCGGGCCTGGACGTGGGCTTGTACACGTCCCCGCACTTCGACAGCGTGCGGGAGCGCGTTCGCGTGAACGGCCGGAAGATGCCGAAGTCGGCGGTCGCGGCGTTCGTGGAGGCGGCGAAACCCCATCTCGTGGAGCGCGCGGCCGCCGACGACCCGGCGACGTTCTTCGAGGCGGTGACCGCGATGGGGCTCTGGCACTTCGGACGCGAGGACGTGGACGTGGCGGTGCTCGAAGTCGGTATCGGCGGGAAGTACGACGCGACGAGCGTCGTCGACCCCGCGGCGTCGGCGGTGACGAGCGTGACGCTCGAACACCAGAGCGTGCTCGGGGACACCGTCGAGGAGATAGCGCGGGACAAGGCGCACGTCGCGCCCGCCGACCGCGCGCTCGTCACCGCGGCCACCGGGGACGCCCTGCGCGCGGTTCGCGACCAGGCGGGCGAGACGGTCGTCGTGGGCGAGGACGTGACCGTCTCCTACGGCGGTCGGGTCGGTCTCGCGGAGGCCGCCGTGGACATCCAGGGGCGGGACTGGTCGGTGTCGGCGCGCCTCCCCCACCCGGGTCGCCATCAGGCGGAGAACGCGGGCGTCGCGGCGGTGCTCGCGCGCCAGCTCGCGGACGCCGACTCCGCGACCATCGCGCGCGGCGTCCGGGGCGCGCACTGGCCGGGGCGGTTCGAGGTGCTGGACGACGCGCCCCTGACCGTGCTCGACGGCGCGCACAACCCCGGCGCGTGCGACGCGCTCGCCGACGTTCTCGCGGAGTACGACTACGACGACCTCGTGCTCGTGGTGGGCGCGATGAACGACAAAGACCACGCGGGGATGGCGGACGCGCTCCCCGACCCCGCCACCGTCGTCGCGTGCGAACCCGCGACGCCGCGCGCGGAAGACCCGGACGTGCTCGCCCGCGTTTTCGAGTCCCGAAGCGAGGACGTGCGGGTCGTGGAGAACGTCGAAGCCGCGCTCGAAACGGGACTCGACGCCGCCGACGCCGCCGACCTCGTGCTCCTCACGGGGTCGCTGTACGCCGTCGCGGAGGCGCGGCGGCGCTGGACGCGCACCGCCACGCCCCGCGTCGTCCGCGACCGAGGGGACGCCCGCCGCGCGCTCGACGCCGGCGACGCCCCGCACGGAACTCCGGACGACCACGTCGCGGCCACCCGAACGGTTCGGCTCCGCGAGGAGCGGGCGGCGCGCGTCGAGACCGAGATGACCGCTGTCGGCGGCTCTTGCTCGGTGTCCGCGCTCCGCAGCCAGCCCGGGAACTACCTCGCCGTGACGCTCTCCGGGTCGCGTGCGACGTTCGACGCGCTCTGCGAGCGCCTCGAATCGGCCGGCGACGGCCTGCCCGCGGTCGCCGACGACCTCCGGGACTCCTTCGAGAACGAACTCTCGGGGTATCCCTGGGGCGACGGCACGGCCGTGATGGGCATCCTGAACGTCACCCCGGACTCCTTCCACGACGGCGGGGAGTACGAGGCCGTCGCGGACGCCGTCGAGCGCGCCGAGGAACTCGTGGCCGCCGGCGTGGACGTCATCGACGTGGGCGGCGAGTCCACGCGGCCCGGCGCGGAGCCCGTGCCCGCCGCGGAGGAAATCGACCGCATCGTCCCCGTCATCGAGCGCATCAGCGACCTCGACGCGCTCGTGAGCGTGGACACGATGAAGGCCGAAGTCGGCCGCGCCGCCCTGGAGGCGGGCGCGGACATCCTCAACGACGTGACCGGGTTGGGCGACCCCGAGATGCGGTTCGTCGCCGCCGAGTACGGCGCGCCGCTGGTCGTGATGCACTCGCTGCACGCGCCGGTCGAGCCGGGCGAATCCGTCGCGTACGACGACGTGGTGGACGACGTGCTCGACGAACTCCGCGAGCGCGTCCTGCTCGCGGAGAAGGCCGGTCTGCCGCGGGAGAAAATCATCGTCGACCCCGGCATCGGGTTCGGGAAGTCCGTCGGCGAGAACTTCGAGATTCTCGACCGCACCGCGGAGTTCCGCGCGCTCGGCTGTCCCGTCCTCGTCGGGCACAGCCACAAGTCCATGTTCGACCGCGTGAACCGGTATCCCGACGAGGGCGGGTACGCGACCGTCGCCGCGACGGCGCTCGCGGCCGACCGCGGCGCGGACATCGTTCGCGTCCACGACGCCGCCGAGAACGTCGCCGCCGTCCGGGTCGCGGACGCGGTTCGCCGGGGGAGCGACGATGCCTGA
- the purB gene encoding adenylosuccinate lyase → MNPLYAVSPLDGRYAGRTRPLARYASEAALMRARVEVEVEYLLALADLDAVPLDFADDETAALRDLYDAFDESDAELVKQIETEGYGEYSATNHDVKAVEYFVREGAPERAHAWIHFGLTSEDVNNLAYRILVRPAVEDVLLPELRDVRDELVEMAHEHGDVPMLARTHGQPATPTTFGKEMAVYASRLGRALGRVADALEGLEGKLAGASGTYAAHRAAYPDVDWRAFSREFVHELGLQHASHVTQVNPSDDLSELFDALSSVNDVLLDLDRDAWRYVSDTYLGQDAAEGETGSSTMPHKVNPIDFENSEGNLSKANSDLDFLGDYLTKSRLQRDLSDSTAKRNIGAAFAHCLIGYLKLSDGLGKVVPNPDVMRADLDDTPEVIGEAVQTILRREGHSDAYERVKALTRGRRVTIEDFHELFRDLDVSEPVREELLALTPASYTGYGAELARDVE, encoded by the coding sequence ATGAACCCGCTGTACGCCGTCAGTCCCCTGGACGGCCGCTACGCCGGCCGAACCCGCCCGCTCGCCCGGTACGCGAGCGAAGCCGCGCTGATGCGCGCCCGCGTCGAAGTCGAAGTCGAGTACCTGCTCGCGCTCGCCGACCTCGACGCGGTGCCGCTCGACTTCGCGGACGACGAGACGGCGGCGCTCCGCGACCTGTACGACGCGTTCGACGAATCGGACGCGGAGCTCGTGAAGCAGATCGAGACCGAGGGCTACGGCGAGTATTCGGCGACGAACCACGACGTGAAGGCCGTCGAGTACTTCGTCCGCGAGGGCGCGCCGGAGCGCGCGCACGCCTGGATTCACTTCGGCCTCACGAGCGAGGACGTGAACAACCTCGCGTACCGCATCCTGGTGCGGCCCGCGGTCGAGGACGTCCTCCTCCCCGAACTCCGCGACGTGCGGGACGAACTCGTGGAGATGGCGCACGAGCACGGGGACGTGCCGATGCTCGCGCGGACGCACGGCCAGCCGGCGACGCCGACGACGTTCGGGAAGGAGATGGCGGTGTACGCGAGCCGGCTCGGGCGCGCGCTCGGCCGCGTCGCCGACGCGCTCGAAGGACTGGAAGGCAAGCTCGCTGGCGCGTCCGGAACCTACGCCGCGCACCGCGCCGCCTACCCCGACGTGGATTGGCGGGCGTTCAGCAGGGAGTTCGTGCACGAACTCGGCCTCCAGCACGCGAGCCACGTGACGCAGGTGAACCCGAGCGACGACCTCTCAGAGCTGTTCGACGCGCTCAGTAGTGTGAACGACGTGCTCCTCGACCTCGACCGGGACGCCTGGCGCTACGTCTCCGATACGTACCTCGGGCAGGACGCCGCCGAGGGCGAGACCGGGAGTTCGACGATGCCGCACAAGGTCAACCCCATCGACTTCGAGAACTCCGAGGGCAACCTCTCGAAGGCGAACTCCGACCTCGACTTCCTCGGGGACTACCTGACGAAGAGCCGCCTCCAGCGCGACCTCTCCGACTCCACGGCGAAGCGGAACATCGGGGCCGCGTTCGCGCACTGCCTCATCGGCTACCTCAAGCTCTCTGACGGCCTCGGAAAGGTCGTGCCGAACCCCGACGTGATGCGCGCCGACCTCGATGACACGCCCGAGGTCATCGGTGAGGCCGTCCAGACGATTCTCCGCCGGGAGGGCCACAGCGACGCCTACGAGCGCGTGAAGGCGCTGACGCGCGGCCGCCGCGTGACCATCGAGGACTTCCACGAGCTGTTCCGCGACCTCGACGTCTCCGAGCCCGTGCGGGAGGAACTGCTCGCGCTCACGCCCGCCTCGTACACGGGGTACGGCGCGGAGCTGGCGCGCGACGTGGAGTAG
- a CDS encoding VIT1/CCC1 transporter family protein produces MLDALDDVNDVGSYLPEFVYGANDGIVTTFAVVAGVTGAALDPGIVVVLGVANLLADGFSMGMSNFLSERSERDYEHALGHTVSNAKSPARTALATFGAFVVAGTAPLIPYLLGFAGSFSVSVALTAVAFFAVGAARALVTDRRWYWAGAEMFAVGMTAAAVAFAVGELLRGVA; encoded by the coding sequence ATGCTCGACGCCCTGGACGACGTGAACGACGTGGGGTCGTACCTCCCGGAGTTCGTGTACGGCGCGAACGACGGCATCGTCACGACGTTCGCGGTGGTCGCGGGCGTCACCGGGGCCGCGCTCGACCCCGGAATCGTGGTCGTGCTCGGCGTCGCGAACCTGCTCGCGGACGGCTTCTCGATGGGGATGAGTAACTTCCTGAGCGAGCGCTCCGAGCGCGACTACGAGCACGCGCTCGGCCACACGGTCTCGAACGCGAAGTCGCCGGCGCGGACGGCGCTCGCGACGTTCGGCGCGTTCGTCGTCGCCGGAACCGCGCCGCTCATCCCCTACCTCCTCGGGTTCGCGGGGTCGTTCTCGGTGTCGGTCGCGCTCACCGCGGTCGCCTTCTTCGCGGTCGGCGCGGCGCGCGCGCTCGTCACCGACCGCCGGTGGTACTGGGCGGGCGCGGAGATGTTCGCGGTCGGGATGACGGCCGCGGCGGTCGCGTTCGCCGTCGGGGAACTCCTCCGGGGCGTCGCCTAG
- a CDS encoding helix-turn-helix transcriptional regulator, whose translation MKNDLPDRRERAGLSQADLAEAVGVTRQTINAIERDRYDPSLDLAFELAAHFDCRIEDIFTPD comes from the coding sequence ATGAAAAACGACCTCCCCGACCGACGCGAGCGCGCGGGCCTGAGTCAGGCCGACCTCGCCGAGGCGGTCGGCGTCACCCGTCAGACCATCAACGCCATCGAGCGCGACCGCTACGACCCGTCGCTCGACCTCGCGTTCGAACTCGCCGCCCACTTCGACTGCCGGATAGAGGACATCTTCACGCCCGACTAG
- a CDS encoding DUF2178 domain-containing protein has product MSVSQTGFTRQTYERTVYAVVGVGIFGLLAGLLLDQQVAGTAVYLVGCWVGGAIAVLAPKFTDATLQDERDNDLHNHASGLTMRIAMLVGISVIPALYVLDAGGYVELTATVWGGVWVASALFLLYGVCFGVVQRRR; this is encoded by the coding sequence ATGTCGGTGTCACAAACGGGATTCACCCGTCAAACCTACGAACGAACCGTCTACGCCGTCGTCGGCGTCGGAATATTCGGCCTCCTCGCCGGCCTCCTGCTCGACCAGCAGGTGGCCGGCACCGCCGTCTACCTGGTCGGCTGCTGGGTCGGCGGCGCTATCGCCGTCCTCGCGCCGAAGTTCACCGACGCGACTCTCCAGGACGAACGCGACAACGACCTACACAACCACGCGAGCGGCCTCACCATGCGCATCGCGATGCTGGTCGGAATCAGCGTCATCCCCGCGCTGTACGTCCTCGACGCCGGCGGCTACGTCGAACTCACCGCCACCGTCTGGGGCGGCGTCTGGGTCGCGTCGGCGCTCTTCCTGCTCTACGGCGTCTGCTTCGGCGTCGTCCAACGCCGCCGATGA
- a CDS encoding SLC13 family permease, with protein sequence MNQRNALTVLGALALTGLVAFGLSPEGLSTTGRYALATGVFAAVLWVTGALPLSVTALCVPVLLAGLGVSSLEGALSGFADPVVFLFLGTFVLAGALREHGIDRVVAFALLRRVGSTPRRTVFGVMLATGVLSMVISNTATAALMAPVALGIAESAGGGRNFRVGLLLGVAYAASVGGVATLIGTPPNAIVVGQLDELLGVSVSFADWLLVGVPLAAVSLPVVCVVLLAVFPPDLDADALAPADHPEAPALDSEGRRVAAVFALVAGLWVVGGLGFLLDGVLPAAWLVTVFGGTGESVLETLGHQGLLYYALVGLLAVPLLVLAGAADEGSLRNVDWPTLLLFGGGISLADALGETGATEWLAGALFGDLALPSIVLLLAVVALVTVALSELASNTATAAVMAPLLIGVGLAVGPAFGMPGPEAATYLAVGSAAAASFGFALPVATPPNAIVYGTGEVTRAEMLRAGVVLDLALVPVLTAVLTLVFGVVAF encoded by the coding sequence ATGAATCAGCGGAACGCGCTCACCGTCCTGGGGGCGCTCGCGCTCACGGGACTGGTGGCGTTCGGCCTGTCGCCCGAGGGGTTGTCCACGACCGGCCGGTACGCGCTCGCGACGGGCGTGTTCGCCGCGGTGCTCTGGGTGACCGGCGCGCTCCCGCTGTCCGTGACGGCGCTCTGCGTCCCGGTGCTCCTCGCCGGACTCGGCGTGTCCTCGCTTGAGGGCGCGCTCTCCGGGTTCGCAGACCCCGTCGTCTTCCTCTTCCTCGGGACGTTCGTGCTCGCCGGCGCGCTCCGCGAGCACGGCATCGACCGCGTCGTCGCGTTCGCGCTCCTCCGACGGGTCGGCTCCACGCCCCGCCGCACCGTGTTCGGCGTGATGCTCGCCACCGGCGTGCTGTCGATGGTCATCTCGAACACGGCGACGGCGGCGCTGATGGCTCCCGTCGCGCTCGGCATCGCGGAGTCCGCGGGCGGCGGGCGGAACTTCCGCGTCGGCCTCCTGCTCGGCGTCGCGTACGCCGCGTCCGTCGGCGGCGTCGCCACCCTCATCGGCACGCCGCCGAACGCCATCGTCGTCGGCCAACTCGACGAACTGCTCGGCGTCTCCGTGTCGTTCGCGGACTGGCTCCTCGTCGGCGTCCCGCTCGCCGCCGTGAGCCTCCCCGTCGTCTGCGTCGTCCTGCTCGCCGTCTTCCCGCCCGACCTCGACGCGGACGCGCTCGCCCCCGCCGACCACCCCGAAGCGCCCGCACTCGACAGCGAGGGGCGGCGGGTCGCCGCCGTGTTCGCGCTCGTCGCCGGCCTCTGGGTCGTCGGCGGCCTCGGATTCCTCCTCGACGGCGTGCTCCCCGCGGCGTGGCTCGTCACCGTCTTCGGCGGAACCGGCGAATCCGTCCTGGAGACGCTCGGCCACCAGGGACTGCTGTACTACGCGCTCGTCGGCCTGCTCGCCGTGCCGCTCCTCGTGCTCGCGGGCGCGGCGGACGAGGGAAGCCTCCGGAACGTGGACTGGCCGACGCTCCTCCTGTTCGGCGGCGGTATCAGCCTCGCGGACGCGCTCGGAGAGACCGGCGCGACCGAGTGGCTCGCCGGCGCGCTGTTCGGCGACCTCGCGCTCCCCTCCATCGTCCTCCTGCTAGCCGTCGTCGCGCTCGTCACGGTCGCGCTCTCCGAACTCGCGTCCAACACCGCGACCGCGGCCGTGATGGCTCCCCTCCTCATCGGCGTCGGGCTCGCCGTCGGCCCCGCGTTCGGCATGCCCGGCCCCGAGGCCGCGACCTATCTCGCGGTCGGGAGCGCCGCCGCCGCGAGCTTCGGGTTCGCGCTCCCCGTCGCCACCCCGCCGAACGCCATCGTGTACGGCACGGGCGAGGTCACTCGCGCGGAGATGCTTCGCGCGGGCGTCGTCCTCGACCTCGCGCTCGTTCCCGTGCTCACCGCCGTCCTCACGCTCGTCTTCGGCGTCGTCGCGTTCTAG
- a CDS encoding acyl-CoA dehydrogenase family protein, with protein sequence MDFELSDEQEAIREEVRRFAENEIAPVATEYDVEEKYPHEVMEKAAEMGLTGSGIPIEYGGAGYTPLENAIIIEELFSYDPGIALSITSAAFGADAIREFGTEAQKEEYLTPIAEGDAVMGTAISEPDTGSDVSAVSTRAEKDGDEYVLNGNKMWITNGSVGDYFVVMCKTNPEADDRYAGFSQIIVESDRDGFSAEKITGKLGIRASDTAELIFDDVRVPEENLVGTEGMGFLQLMQFFDETRTMVAAQAVGIAKGACERALDYAQEREQFGKSIGEFQAIQHKLSEMHTKTEAARNLTYKSAWSVDNADDQLTALASMAKEFASKTAVECADEAVQIHGGAGYVNDFDVERLYRDAKITQIYEGTTEIQKNIIARELMGKGF encoded by the coding sequence ATGGATTTCGAGCTATCCGACGAGCAGGAAGCGATTCGGGAGGAGGTTCGGCGGTTCGCGGAGAACGAAATCGCGCCCGTCGCCACCGAGTACGACGTGGAGGAGAAGTACCCCCACGAGGTCATGGAGAAGGCCGCGGAGATGGGGCTGACGGGCTCCGGCATCCCCATCGAGTACGGCGGCGCGGGCTACACGCCCCTGGAGAACGCCATCATCATCGAGGAACTGTTCAGTTACGACCCCGGTATCGCGCTCTCCATCACGAGCGCGGCGTTCGGCGCGGACGCCATCCGCGAATTTGGTACTGAAGCACAGAAAGAGGAGTACCTCACGCCGATTGCGGAGGGCGACGCCGTGATGGGAACCGCGATTTCGGAGCCCGATACGGGCAGTGACGTGTCCGCCGTCTCCACGCGCGCGGAGAAGGACGGGGACGAGTACGTCCTCAACGGCAACAAGATGTGGATCACGAACGGCTCCGTCGGGGACTACTTCGTCGTGATGTGCAAGACGAACCCGGAGGCCGACGACCGGTACGCGGGCTTCAGCCAGATTATCGTGGAGTCCGACCGCGACGGCTTCAGCGCGGAGAAAATCACGGGCAAACTCGGGATTCGCGCGAGCGACACCGCGGAACTCATCTTCGACGACGTGCGCGTCCCCGAGGAGAACCTCGTCGGCACGGAGGGCATGGGCTTCCTCCAGTTGATGCAGTTCTTCGACGAGACGCGGACGATGGTCGCCGCGCAGGCGGTCGGCATCGCGAAGGGCGCGTGCGAGCGCGCGCTCGACTACGCGCAGGAGCGCGAGCAGTTCGGGAAGTCCATCGGCGAGTTCCAGGCAATCCAGCACAAGCTCTCCGAGATGCACACGAAGACCGAGGCCGCGCGCAACCTCACGTACAAGTCCGCGTGGAGCGTGGACAACGCGGACGACCAGCTCACCGCGCTCGCGTCGATGGCGAAGGAGTTCGCGTCGAAGACCGCGGTCGAGTGCGCGGACGAGGCCGTTCAGATTCACGGCGGCGCGGGCTACGTCAACGACTTCGACGTGGAGCGCCTCTACCGCGACGCGAAAATCACCCAGATTTACGAGGGAACCACGGAAATTCAGAAGAACATCATCGCCCGCGAACTGATGGGGAAGGGCTTCTAG